Within Micromonospora narathiwatensis, the genomic segment ACTCCTCGCGCTCACAGCGCCTCCCCCAGGTACGCCTCCTGCACGGTGGCGTTGGCCATCACCGTGTCCGGGGTGTCGCAGGCCAGCAGCGCGCCGTGGTGCATCACGGCGATCCGGTCGGCCAGCTCCAGGATCACGTCCATGTGGTGCTCCACCATGAGCACCGACCGCCCGCTGTCGCCGGTCAGCGACTTGATGACGGCGACCAGCTCAGGCACGTCCTCGGCGCTCACCCCGGCCATCGGCTCGTCCAGCAGCATCACCCGGGGCTCCCCGGCAAGCAGCAGGGCGATCTCCAGCTTGCGCTTCTCGCCGTGGGCCAGGGTGCCGGCGAGCGCCGTACCCCGGTGGGCGAGGCCGACCCGGTCGAGCGCCGCGTCGGCGGCGGCGGCAACCTCCCGGTCGGCCGCCGCCCGCCGCCACAGCTTCATCGAGCCACCCCGGTGCGCCTGTACGGCGAGCCGGACGTTCTCCCGCACCGTCAGCGAGCCGAACACCGAGGACGCCTGGAAGGTACGCCCCAGCCCGAGGCGGGCCCGCCGGTGCGGCGGGAGGGCGGTGACGTCCTCCCCGTCCAGCAGGACCCGCCCCTCGGTGGGTCGGCGCAGGCCGGTGATCAGGTTGAACAGGGAGGTCTTGCCGGCGCCGTTCGGCCCGATCACGCCCAGGAACTCGCCGGGCGCCAGGTCGAGGTAGACGCTGTCGACGATGGCGACCTCACCGATCCGCCAGGTCAGACCGCGGGTGGCGAGCACAATTCAGCCCTTCATCTGGGTGACCGGCGGCGCGGTCTCGTCACCGGTCAGGGTCTTCTGCGCGGTCGCCGTGTACTCGGTGCCGCTGCCGGACAGCTTGGCCTGGTACATCGGCTGGAGCAACGCGTGGTCCTCGGGCCGGATCGTCATCTGGCCCTTGACGCCGTCGAACTGCCAACCTTCGAGGGCCTTGATCATCTTTTCGACGTCGTCGCCGCCCTCCTGCACGGCGCGGACGACCATCTGAGCGCCGGCGAAGCCGTCCGGGTGGAACAGGTCGATGGTGCCGACCTTGGCCTTCAGCGCCTTGGCCGCCTCGTTGTCGCTCGCCCCCTCGAAGTAGTGCGACAGGAAGGAGATCTTGCTGCCGGCCGCGCCGAAGGTGGGCCAGGAGGCGCGGAGGTCCAGGCCGGTGACGACCTGGGTGGAGGCGAGGACGCCCTGCTGGTCGAGGTTCTGCCACATCGTCGGGGCGGTGGTGCCAGCCCAGGCGACGAAGAGCAGGTCCGGCTTGGCGTTCTTGATCTGGCTGGCGAACGGGGTGAACTCGGTGGCGCTGGCCGGGGCCCGGACACTGCTCACGGTCGCGCCGGCGCCGCCGATCACGGCCTTGACCGCGGCCTCGTTGGCGTCGCCGAACGCACCTTCCTGGGCAAAGACGACGACCTTCTTGCCGGTGGCGTCGCCGATGAAGGACTTGGCGGTCACCACGTCCTGGTACGACTGCCGGCCGGAGCGGAAGGTGTACCTGTTGGCGCCGGTGATGGCGTCGGTGGCGGCCGCCCCGGAGATGTTCAGCACCTTGTTCTGGGCAGCGATCGGGGCGACCTGCAGGGCCACACCGGAGGAACTCGACCCGCCGATGATCTTGTAGCCCTTGCCGATCAGGTCCTTGGCCGCGGAGACCGCCTTCGCCGGGTCCCCCGCGTCGTCGACCTCGGTGAGCTCGATCTTCCGGTCACCGACCTTGCCGGTGCCCTTGGTGGCATAGTCGAGGCCGGCCTTGAAGCCCTCGATGTACTGCTTGCCGTAGCTGGCCAGCGGCCCGGACTGGGAATACACCAGACCGACCTTGACCGGTGCGGCGTCGCCGCCGCCGGACGCGGTGTCCTGCGGGCTGCCACAGGCCGTGGCGGCCATCGCGGCCGCCATCATCGTGGCGGCGGAGAGGAACGCCCGTCGCGTGTGCCGGATCGTCATTGCGACTCCAGGTGAGGACAGGGGGAACTCAGTTGTCGGCTCACGCTAGAAGTGACATCACCCACGGGCTATGTGGCCCCAACACACAAGTGGTCGCATGGGGATGGCCTCTCGTAACAACCCCCGCCATCCGCGCGTAACCCCGCCGACTCCGGATGGCCCCCGCCACCACCGACGACCCGGCCGGTGTGTCTCGCCCCGCCATCGCGGTGCCGCCCCGCCGAGGTGCCACTACCCGGATGCTCCTGACCCGCACGCACCGTCATGGTCGGCCGACCTCGGGCAGCGCTCCGCTTTTCGACGTGTCGCAACTTATTGCAGTTACTTGTGCAGGTAGGGCAGGATCGGACTCGCCGAACCAATCGGAGTCCTCACCATGCCCACAGCCGAAGCGCCGTACCGCCAGATCGCCAACGAACTCGCCGCGAAGATCAGGAGCGGGGAGCTGAAACCCGGCGACAAGCTGCCCTCGACCCGTGAGCTGGCCGAGGCGTATGGCGTCCACATGAACACGGCCTACCGCGCAATGTCCCTGCTGCACGATCGTGAACTGATCACTGGCCAACCGGGGCGCGGCACCTACGTCGCCGAACGCCCCGGACAGTAAGTCCTCGCTCCCTGTGGAGCTGATGCCGTAAACGAATCACGCACGTCGGCGCTCCCGGCTGCGGAGATCGTGCTCGATCCTGGATGTAGTGGTCTCCGCTGGGACGGGATGCCACTGTTTCCAGGATCGAGCGTGACCTTGTCAGGGGCCAGCCGCAAACGTCGGCGTGGGGTGCCCGGACAGCGCCGGACACCCCACGTCGTCGGAGCGTCACGCCGGGGTCCCGAGCGCCCCGGCGCGACGCCGATCAGAGGCCCGCGCGGGCCGCCACGGCCGTGTCCGGCTGGTCGGCGAAGGCACCGTCCAGACCGAGGCCGAAGAAGAGCTCGTACTCGGCCGTGATGTCGCCACGGGCGTTCGGGTCGGTGCCGATGCGGTGGTCGACCGCGAGGAACTGGTTCTCGGCCCGGAACGTCCAGGCGTGCACCAGCAGCTTCACCTTGTGCGCGTCACGGATCACCGAGGTCGGCGGCAGCAGCTTGCCGGCCGCGTCCCGGGGGACGATCAGGTTCTTGTTCAGGCCGACGCCGTCGGCGTACTTGGCGACCCACGCGAGGCCGGAAGCCGCGGCCAGGTCGGCGTAGGTGCGCGGGTCGTTGGCGACGGTGAAGTCGTACGGGCGGCCGGCGGCGTCCATGAGCTGGATCAGCCGTACGTCGATCATGCGGTCGAGCTTGCGCAGGTTGGCCGTCTCGAAGCTCTGGATGAAGACCGGGTCGTTGCGGTGGGTCAGCTTGTTGGCCTTGAGCACCGCGACCAGCGGCTCCTCCAGCGACAGCCCGATCGAGGTGAAGTAGCTGGGGTGCTTGGTCTCCGGGTAGACGCCGATGGTGCGGCCCCGGGCCTTCGACTCGGTCCGGGCCAGGTCGATGACCTCCTGGAAGGTCGGCACCTCGAACTTGCCGTCGAACGCGGTGTTGGCCACCCGCACCTGCGGCAGCCGCTCCTTGGCCCGCAGCGTCTTCAGCTCGGCCAGCGTGAAGTCCTCGGTGAACCAGCCGGTGACGCCGACCCCGTCGATGACCTTGGTCGCCTTCCGGGCGGCGAACTCGGGGTGGGCGGCCACATCGGTCGTACCGGAGATCTCGTTCTCGTGCCGGGCGACCAGCACGCCGTCCTTCGTCGAGACCAGGTCCGGCTCGATGTAGTCGGCACCCAACCGGATGGCCAACCGGTACGCCTCCAGCGTGTGCTCCGGGCGGTAGCCGCTGGCGCCGCGGTGACCGATCACGATCGGCTGCTGCTTCGCGCCGGACTGCTCGGCGCGGGGCTCCGAATCGGCCTGGGCGGCCACGGCCGGCACCACCACAGCCGCCGCGAGCAGCGCGCCGGCCACGCCGAGGGCGGAAAGGGTACGTCGCAACGCCGTCTCCTGTCGTCGATGGGTACGCCCAGCAGACCGGTCGCGGTTGACCGCCAGTTGGTCGGTTCCTGTCCTACTGGTGAATCTCCGGGCGGAAAATGACGTGGTGCGCCGTCTGCTCCGTCGTCCCGTACGGCTGGTGCCGTTCGGGTTCCTGGCGGCGATCCTGTTCGGCACCGGCCTGCTGATGCTGCCGTGGGCCACCAGCGAGCACCGGTACACCCCGTTCGTCACCGCGCTCTTCACCGCCACCTCGGCCGTCTCGGTCACCGGCCTGGCGGTCAACGACACCCCGCACTACTGGAACGACTTCGGGCTGGCGATGATCACCGTGCTCACCCAACTCGGCGGCCTCGGCATCCTGACCATCGCGGCGCTGGTGATCCTGGCGGTC encodes:
- a CDS encoding substrate-binding domain-containing protein translates to MTIRHTRRAFLSAATMMAAAMAATACGSPQDTASGGGDAAPVKVGLVYSQSGPLASYGKQYIEGFKAGLDYATKGTGKVGDRKIELTEVDDAGDPAKAVSAAKDLIGKGYKIIGGSSSSGVALQVAPIAAQNKVLNISGAAATDAITGANRYTFRSGRQSYQDVVTAKSFIGDATGKKVVVFAQEGAFGDANEAAVKAVIGGAGATVSSVRAPASATEFTPFASQIKNAKPDLLFVAWAGTTAPTMWQNLDQQGVLASTQVVTGLDLRASWPTFGAAGSKISFLSHYFEGASDNEAAKALKAKVGTIDLFHPDGFAGAQMVVRAVQEGGDDVEKMIKALEGWQFDGVKGQMTIRPEDHALLQPMYQAKLSGSGTEYTATAQKTLTGDETAPPVTQMKG
- a CDS encoding ABC transporter ATP-binding protein, yielding MLATRGLTWRIGEVAIVDSVYLDLAPGEFLGVIGPNGAGKTSLFNLITGLRRPTEGRVLLDGEDVTALPPHRRARLGLGRTFQASSVFGSLTVRENVRLAVQAHRGGSMKLWRRAAADREVAAAADAALDRVGLAHRGTALAGTLAHGEKRKLEIALLLAGEPRVMLLDEPMAGVSAEDVPELVAVIKSLTGDSGRSVLMVEHHMDVILELADRIAVMHHGALLACDTPDTVMANATVQEAYLGEAL
- a CDS encoding glycerophosphodiester phosphodiesterase; this translates as MRRTLSALGVAGALLAAAVVVPAVAAQADSEPRAEQSGAKQQPIVIGHRGASGYRPEHTLEAYRLAIRLGADYIEPDLVSTKDGVLVARHENEISGTTDVAAHPEFAARKATKVIDGVGVTGWFTEDFTLAELKTLRAKERLPQVRVANTAFDGKFEVPTFQEVIDLARTESKARGRTIGVYPETKHPSYFTSIGLSLEEPLVAVLKANKLTHRNDPVFIQSFETANLRKLDRMIDVRLIQLMDAAGRPYDFTVANDPRTYADLAAASGLAWVAKYADGVGLNKNLIVPRDAAGKLLPPTSVIRDAHKVKLLVHAWTFRAENQFLAVDHRIGTDPNARGDITAEYELFFGLGLDGAFADQPDTAVAARAGL
- a CDS encoding GntR family transcriptional regulator; the protein is MPTAEAPYRQIANELAAKIRSGELKPGDKLPSTRELAEAYGVHMNTAYRAMSLLHDRELITGQPGRGTYVAERPGQ